The genomic window CTTTTTCTTCAATCAAGTCATATTTAACTACACAAAAATTTTTATCACCGGGAGTTAATTTACCAATTGCTCTTAGATATTTCTCTAATAATTTTTCAATTTCCATTTCTCCATCTCCTTTTTGTTATTAAATATTCAACTTCATTTACTATTATATCACATTTTAAATCATTTATTGATAAATTCACTTACTTTTTCTTTTTGAATAGTGTAGCTCCAACTCCCAGTAAAGAAACTGCTACTGCTAATAATCCTGTTGCCCCTACACCAGTTCCTGTCTTAGGTAAGTTTCCTATATTATTTTTATTACTATTAGAACTTTTATTTTCAACATTAACTTTAAATGTCTTTTCTGTTTTATCTCCGTCTTTATCTTCCACTTCAAATACTACATTATATTCTCCTGATTCTGTAACTATTGAATCATTATTTAATTTAATGTTATTCTCTTTTATCCTAACTTTTTCTGTTAAATCCCCATCTTCTTTATCGATTACAACTATTTTATGAAGATTTTTATTCCATTTATCTCCTACAGTTAAATTTACATCTTCTCCATTAATTACAGGTGCTTGGTTTCTATCTTTAACATTAACTTTAAATGTCTTTTCTGTTTTAACTCCATCTTTATCTTCCACTTCAAATACTACGTTATATTCTCCTGATTCTGTAACTATTGAATCATTATTTAATTTAATGTTATTCTCTTTTATCCTAACTTTTTCTGTTAAATCCCCATCTTCTTTATCAGTTGCAACTATTTTATGAAGATTTTTATTCCATTTCTCTCCTACAGTTAAATTTACATCTTCTCCATTAATGACAGGTGCTTGGTTTCTATCTTTAACATTAACTTTAAATGTCTTTTCTGTTTTATCTCCGTCTTTATCTTCCACTTCAAATACTACGTTATATTCTCCTGATTCTGTAACTATTGAATCATTATTTAATTTAATGTTATTCTCTTTTATCCTAACTTTTTCTGTTAAATCTCCATCTTCTTTATCGATTACAACTATTTTATGAAGATCTTTATTCCATTTCTCTCCTACAGTTAAGTTTACATCTTCTCCATTAATTACAGGTGCTTGGTTTCTATCTTTAACATTAACTTTAAATGTCTTTTCTGTTTTAACTCCGTCTTTATCTTCCACTTCAAATACTACGTTATATTCTCCTGATTCTGTAACTATTGAATCATTATTTAATTTAATGTTATTCTCTTTTATCCTAACTTTTTCTGTTAAATCCCCATCTTCTTTATCGATTACAACTATTTTATGAAGATTTTTATTCCATTTCTCTCCTACAGTTAAATTTACATCTTCTCCATTAATGACAGGTGCTTGGTTTCTATCTTTAACATTAACTTTAAATGTCTTTTCTGTTTTATCTCCGTCTTTATCTTCCACTTCAAATACTACGTTATATTCTCCTGATTCTGTAACTATTGAATCATTATTTAATTTAATGTTATTCTCTTTTATCCTAACTTTTTCTGTTAAATCTCCATCTTCTTTATCGATTACAACTATTTTATGAAGATCTTTATTCCATTTCTCTCCTACAGTTAAGTTTACATCTTCTCCATTAATGACAGGTGCTTGGTTTTTTATTTGTTGTTTTTCCTCGCTTCCATCCTCTACAAGTTTAACAACTAGTTCAAATGTTTTTCCTTTAGCATCTGTTGTATTTACATCAAATGAAATTTTATTATTATTTAAGTTAATATTAGCTATTTCATTATCTGACGAAACAACTTCTGCACCTTTTCTATTTATTTGAACTGATATATTATTTTCCTGAAAAGTTGGATCTGAAACCGCTATAGTTAATGTTTTATCATTATTTTCTTTTACCATTATTGATGAATTCCCTGTAGATGTTATAGAACCTGATGTATTTTCTCCATCTACAAAAAAGTTTGCACCCTCCATCTTTAGTCCTAAATGTTTAACCCCTTGTGCTATTTCATCATTCCTAAGAATTTCAATATTAGATTTTTCTGAATAGGACTTAACTTCTTCTACTGATTTATTGGGTAATAAAACATAGCTATATTTTTCATTTTTTATTTTAGAACCATGATTTATATACATAGTTAAATAATTATTTGTAACAACTTTATCAGCCTCAGCTTTAGATGAATTAATGTTAAACCAATTTCCTTCCCTATTATCTCTTAATATATTTATATCTGCTCCATCTGGGAAATAATAACCTATGTTAGAATTACTAACATTTCCCTCCAAATAAGCCCATTTAGCATTTTCTACTTTATCACTATCACCTAAAGTTTTTATCTTTTCTTCTCCATCCACTATAAATCTGTTACTTCCATCTTTTTTTATTTTTCTATTTTCAATTATAGTTTCATTATCGTATTCTTCAGGATTTGTTATATCTGAACCTAATGCAACTATTTCATCATCAAACATAAACCATGACTTATTTGCAGTTAATGAATCATACTTATTATCTATTTTCATACCTGAAATTCCATAAATACCTAATTTAGATCCACCTGACCAATTACTATTTCCAAGTTCATAATAAACTTCATCTTGATCACTTGATCCAGGATCTATTCCTGGTAAAATTTCTTTATCTTTTCTTAGCCTTTTATCAATGGTTGTTCCTGGCATTCTATAAGGGTCTATTGTAGGCCAAAAATCATCAGAAAATTGAGTTAAATCATCATTATGTAAGTATGTCATTCCATCTCCTTGGAACCAAGGCTTTAAATTCTCTTTATTCATAAACTCATATTTACTTATTCTACTTGAACTTCTTGAAATTGATAATGCATAATCTTCTCTTTCATGAATAGTCTTATCCATCATATTTAAAGCATTATGTTTTGCTTCTTGTTTGGTTGCCACAATACTATCATCTTTCATAAATTGATAAAATTTATTTATTACATTTATCGATTTAAACCTTGTACCAAAATCTATTATTTCTTCTGCTTCATTTGCCCATTCCTTAACTAAAGCTTGGACTTTTTTTGATGTATCTTCATCTGATATCATTGAAAGTTTTATCATTCCTTCTATTATACCTGATGCCTGCATATATCCATTTCCATTATATCTTGAAATGGATCTTCCTCTAACCATATCCATAACATATCCTTTATATATAATTGGATCAAAACTTTCAAAAATCCACTTATATACATTATTTTTGCTTTGTGATTTAACTGACCATGGAGTTCCTTCTAATAAAAACATTATATTTGATATCTTGTCTATTAATACATTCCCATAAGATCCTGTATAAGCTACAATCCCATGTTGTACATATGAACCATCTGCATAAAATCCATCGCCATTTGTGACATATTCAAATACACCTTCTATATCTTCTGAAGCTTCTTTTATCTTGCTTGGATCCTTAGAAATTACACCTTGTAATAGCTTATTTATACATACATCTGCTAAATTTGCCCCTGTATGATATTTACTTCCTGGATCTATAATTGGTAAAAACTTTTGTATAGCATCCATATATCTTTTTATTTGATCCTGTGATAAATCATCATACATTAAAATTGTTGTATTATTTAATCTAGCAGGTATTCCAATTACCCAATCCCACCAGTTACCATATTGTTCTATATTTTCATTATAAGCATTTTTATTTATCCATTCTAAAGCAAAAATTATTTTATTTTTTAATTCTTTATTTTTATAGTACTTATTATTAGGTAAATTATATGATGTTGCCATTGATAATATATTATTAAACATAGAGGTTATTTGTGATGGTTTATCTTTATACTCCTTAAGGTTTTCCCACAACCAATCATTATCTGGATTCTCATTCATACTCTTTAAACAATTATCTGTTTGTTTTTCATACCATGAAATTTTTTTAGCTATTGCAGAGTTTTTGACATCCATTTTTGATCCAACAGTTAAATCTTCTTTCCACTTTAATCTAAGAGTATTTATTATAGAATTCTCATTATTTGTATTTAATTCTATACATGTACTATCATTTTTTATATCAGCTTTAATAGTTGTTTCTAAAGTAGTAGCGAAACCTATGCTTGTAACTAGTGTAGTTATAATAATTACTTTTATAGTTTCCTTGCTTCTTTTCATTTTAAATCCCCCTTTAATTTTAAGTAAAACCTAGAAATTAATATAATTATTCTAATTTAAATATTTTAACAATAATAAATCGGTTTTTAACACTTTCCTACAAATAATTTTAATAAAAATTTATTTTATCATAAAAAAAACTGTTCTTAAAATTAATTAAATATTCTTAAGAACAGTTTTTATTTATATATATAATTATTTTGTTAAATCATATATATAATTTTTAAGTTTTTCTCCTGCAGAATCACTAGCTGTTATACCTTTATATTCACTTATATAATTTTCAGCATTTTCATTTGATATAAATTTTGCTTTAATTCCATCTCCAGACAACTTCCAATTATTATCCTTATTACAAGGTAATGGACTATTTTCTTTTATATAATCTGATATTATTTGCCTTGTTTCATCAGCTGCTAAATATATAAGCTTATCTCCATTTTTTAAACATGGGAAATGTCCCCCACCACCAGCTCTATAGTTATTAGTTATTACAAGAAACTCTTGATTATCATCTATAGGCTTTCCATTATATGATAAGTTTTTAATTCTATTTGCTTTTTCATTTACTATATTACCTTCCTTATCATATTTTGTATCTTCAGTAACATCTATTTCATAAGTTACTCCATCTATAATATCAAAGTTAAAACCTGGATAATTAATATTTATTAAATCTTGTGCCTCACTATTATTTTTATCTAATTTATTAAATTGTCCTGCACTCATTTCTAACCATTCTCTAACATCAGCTCCTGTTATTTTAACAACTGCTAACATATTTGGATACTTATAAAGATTTGATACATCTTTAATTTTTATGTCCCCTTCTTTTAAATTAAAATAATCCTCTGGGTTTATTCCTCCCTCTGTTAATCCTGCTTTTAAAGGAGCTGTTGCTGATAATATAGGAAGATCTTTATACTTTGTAATTTCCTCTATATTGTTTTCTTTTAGTTTTTCCACATATTTTTTTTGAGCATCAGTTACTATTTGCATACCTTCATTATCTGCAACTAAAGCAAAATAACTATTAATATCTTTTGCTATTTTACCTACTGAAGAATTTATATACTCTAAAATAGTTTCATGATAAGGCTTTAAGAAATCTACTAATTCTTTATCATTTTCAACTCCTTTAACTGCTCTCACTTCACTTTTTCCATCAATAACCTTCCACTTTTCTCCGTCCTTTTCAAGTTTAAGGTCTATTATTCCTAGCTCTTTTGCGTAATTTAAAGGCTGTACTGTAGGAATTCCATTCATAGTACCTTTTTCAACATCTACATTTCCTAATTTTTCATATTTCTTATTTGGAAACTGATCATGTGAGTGACCTGTAACTACAGCATCAATACCATCTATTCTTGTTAGTTCATATGCCTCATCTTCTTTTCCCTCTTCGTACTTACCATCTCCATATCCACTATGAGATAATGCTATAACTATATCTGCTCCTTCTTTTCTTATTTTAGGAATAAACTCTTCTGCTGTTTTCTTTATATCCTTTACAACTACTTTTCCATCTAAATTTATTTTATCCCAATTTAAAATTTGTGGTGGAACGAAACCTATTACTCCAATTTTTATAGTTTCTTCTTTACCTGCAGAATCCATTACCTTTTCTTCAATTATTTTATATGGAGTAAATACATTTGTTGTTCCATCAACTTCATAAACATTAGCATTTACTGTAGGTAAACTAGTGTCATTTAATAATTGTTTTAAATAATCTAAACCATAATTAAATTCATGATTACCTATATTTCCGATATCATAATTCATTTTCTCTAAAGTCTCATATATAGGACTTTTTTCGCCAGGCTTAGTTACTTCAACCATATTATAATAATCTGCTAAAGGAGTACCTTGTATATCATCTCCATTATCAACAACTAAAGTATTGTCTATTTCATCATCTAAATTATTATTAGGATCTACTTCCTTCTTTGCCTCTTTCATTAAAGTTGATATTTTAACCATTCCTAATTTATCTGTTTTTGAATCTGTATAATAATCATAATCCATTAAATTTGAATGCATATCTGTAGTGGCCATTATACGAAGATTAACTGAAGTTTTATCTTTATTATTATTTGTTGATCCACATCCCCCTAATATAAATGATGTTGAAATTAATTGTACAGCTACAATCATTGCTAGTATTTTTTTTCTTTTCATCCTAAATCCCATCCCCTAATTTTAATATTTTTTAATTTAAAAGCGCTTATTGAAAATTAAAACATAATATTATAATTCAATTAAATTATTATATGTATATTTTACCATTTAATAACTTTATTTTACCATATTTCCATTTTTACAACAATTGATTTTAAATGTTTCTTATTTTTTCAAATTATATTTAATTTTTTTAATTATTTTCTAAAAATTCTTTCTTTAATTGTTTACATTTAAAATTATTTTTAGTTATCTTTATCACAATAGTATCTGATAAATTTATTACACATAAGAAAAAAGGATAGTAAATGATTCCTATCCTTTTTCTTATATAATCTAACACTCATTTTTATATTGAAAGCCTAATAAATCTAATATTTTATCACCTATATTTCTTTCTTTTCCTTTATAAGGAAAAGAATGTATATGTATTGCTGGATTAAAATTTAATTCTATTATTGCATAATTTGAATTTTCATCTTTATAATCCTCTATTATCATATCTACTCCACATATTTTAGCATTAACTGCTTTAGCTGCTTTTACTGCAATATCTTTAAAAATATTTGGAATTTCATCTGTGTAATCTATACTATCTCCACCAGTGCTTATATTTGAATTTTCTCTAAGATATACTATTTCATTATATTTTGGAATATAATCAAAGTCTATGTTTCTTTGATTTAGGAAAAGCTTTGCTACATCATCTAAAACTATTTTTTCTAAAGGAGTCTTATATCCTTTTCCCCTTAAAGAATCCTTATTTTTTTCTTCTACTAATTCCCTTATAGTATGTTTTCCATCTCCTAAAACATTTGCTGGAACTCTATGAAGGATTCCCTCTACTTTATCTCCAATAACTAAAAATCTATATTCCTTTCCTTTAATAAATTCTTCTATAATAACAGTATTATCGTATTTAAAGGCAAACTCTAAGGCTTTTATTAAATCTTCCTTTTTAGCCCCTTTAGTAAATATACTTATCCCTAATCCAAAGTTAGTTGATTTTGGCTTAATAACTACTTCCTTATTTACAAATTCATAAATACTATTTATCCCTTCATTTAAAGAATAAAATTCTTTTCCTAAAGGAACTTTCAATTGGCTTTTATGTAATATATTCTTAGTTACTGTTTTGTTTTCCATAATTAAAACAGTTATATAATTATCTATAGAAGTCTTAGTTGCTTGTTTTATGTACTCTATATGTTCACCTTTTTGCAACGAAATAAAATTATCATTTTTATCTATTATTTCTATCTTTAATCCTCTTTTAATGGCAGCTTTTAATAGTATTTGAGTTGATAATTCTAAATCAGAAAATCCTATCAATTTATATCTATTGTTAAAAGACTCTTCTTTATATTTTCTAGCTAACTTTAAATTAGTATTAATATAGCCCTCCTCTTTTGCCATTTCAGTAATTCTGTTTGCATATGTTTTTTTAGGATTTTTAACTTTTTCTATTTGGCTTTCTATTATATCATCACTATTTAAATTAAAATCCTCATTAATTTTAGATATCTTATTAAGTAATACCATTGCCCAAGTATCTTTTTCGATTTTTTCTCCATTCCTCTTAAGAAATATATTTTTTTGACCATAACTTGCTATTATTTTTTGATTATATAGAGCTTCTTCTTGCCATTTTTCATATCTATCTTCTTCTTCATTTAGAAGAAATAAAGTAAATAAATTAACAAACTTTAAATCCTCTAAAGTTATTCCAACTTTATCAAAAGGGTTAATATCAATACTTCTAATTTCTAAGTAATTTATTCCATCTTCAATTAAAGAATCTAAAAAATTATTATTATCTTTAGCTTTTAATCTAATTTGGCTATAAAGCTCCTTATGGCTATCTATTATACCTTCATTTACATATCCTTTAATACTTTTAACATAATCTTCTACAGTTTTATAACTTGGAAATAAGTCTATTTTATTACCATAACCACAATCACTATTTCTATATGATAAAGCTCCCTCATTACTAAATGTATCATCTGCTATCTTTTGTAATTTTTTAATACATTCACCTTCATAGCTTCCATGAATTATTGCAGCTCCACCTAAAAGGTAAATTAAAAGCCATCTATATCTTAAGTAATTTCTAGCTACTTTTAAATATACTTCATCTCTAAAATCCTTATAACATCTTTCTTTACTACTTCCATGATATAACTTTTTTATTAAATTTTCATTATAAGAAAAATTATAATGAATTCCTGAAATTAATTGTTTTTTTCCACCATATTTCTCAAATAATTTTTCTCTATACTCTCTAGCTTTTCTTCCTTCTTCTTTACATCTACAAAATTCAGCTATCGGTATATTATGATTTTCTGGAATATCACAAGGCATTGATTGGGGCCATAAGTATTCATCTTTAATTTCTAAATCAACAATGTCAAAAAGTGAACTACAAAAATTATAAACTTCTTCTAAACTATTAAGTACAGGAGTTATTAATTCCACTTGACTTTCTGAAAAATCTGTTGTTATATAAGGATTTGATATTTTTCCATGAAAATTTTTTGAATGAGGTTTTATTGATAATTTTCCATTCTTATCAACTCTTAAAGACTCCCTTTCTATTCCATATCCTCCATTTAATAAATCCTTTTTGCTTAACTTATCCTTAATACTGTATAACATTTTTATAACTCCTCCATATCTTATATCTATACATTAAATAAGCTGTTATCCCCTTTAAAATACTTGATACTGATATACTAATCCAAACTCCGTTAATTCCTAAACCTTTAATTAAAAACAAAGCCATAGGAATTCTTAAAACAGTAAATATCATGCTAATAAAAGCTGGAATCTTAGGCTTTCCAATTCCAGTAAACATTCCATTAGATATCATTTCTATTGCTGCAAAAACTTGAGACAATCCCACTATTCTTAAGTAGCTAGATCCAATTATTATAGTTTCTTTTTCTCTTACAAATAGTTTAACTAAAAATTCAGGGAATATTATAAATATAATGGATGCTACTGCTGCATATATTGTTCCAATTAAAAGTGAAATATTATAACCTTTTATTACTCTATCATTTCTTTTTGCTCCATAATTTTGCCCAACAAAGCTAGAGACTGCACCATTTAATCCTCCTACTACCATAAGCATTATAGATTCTATTTGTAACCCTATCTTTTGTGCTGCAATTGCATCTGATCCAAAATTAGATATAATTTTTGCTAAAACTATATTAACAAAAGTAAATAATACTCTTTGAAATGCCATAGGAAACCCAAGCCTTGCAATTTTAATTATATTTTCTTTTCTTATTCCTACACTTAAATCAAAAGTTAGCATTTCTTTTCCCTTAATATTAAAAAGTATAAACATTAAAATATTTGAAAGTAGAGTTGCTATTGCCGCTCCTAGAACTCCCATTTTAAAACTATATATTAAAATAGGATCTAAAATTATATTTATAATTATTCCTAATGCACTTATTTTTAAAGCACTTTTATTATTTCCAAAGCTACTTAAAACCCTAATATATAAAATATTAAAAAAAGTAAAAAGTAATGTTGGTGCACTAAAAGCTAAATATAAATATCCATTTTTCTCAACTATGGGATTATTTAAATCAAAAAATCCTATAAGTTTTTTCCCTGTAACTATAATAATTGTAGAATAAATTATTCCAATTATAAGATTTAAAAATAATCCTGAATTTAAGTATTCCTTAACTTCTCTTTCATTTTTCTCGCCAATAGAATGTGCAACTTTAATTCCTGTTCCTATTACTACTAATGAATTTATAGAATGTCCAAGCCCTATAAAAAAACTAGATGTTCCTATACTAGCAACACTATCACTTCCAAGTCCCCCAACCCAAAGCATATCTACTAGATTATATGTTAATTGTAATAAGGAACTTCCCATAATAGGCAATGCAAGAGCTATTATTACATCTCTTACATTGCCTTCTGTTAAATCTATTTTTTTCATAAAATCTCCCTAGTTATTTGTACATTAAATTTCAATATTTATTTTTAACAAAATTTCTTTTTTAATGTGCTTTTATTATACACTATTCCATTTAATTATAAAACCTACCTATAGTTTCCTTAATACCCCAGAAAAATTTGGGCAATATATTTAAGAACATAATAAAAATAAAAAGGAGGTTTAAGATTTTGAAAGGTAATAAAAATAATACAAGCAAATTAACTTTAAGCGCTCTTATTCTTATGATTTTCACATCAGTTTATGGTTTTAATAATATTCCAAGGGCTTTTTATTTAATGGGTTATTCCGCTATTCCTTGGTACATACTATCTGCCATAACATTTTTTATACCATATGCATTTATGATGGCTGAATATGGAGCTGCTTTTAGAAAAGAAAAAGGTGGAATATATTCTTGGATGGAAAAATCTGTTGGGCCTAAATACGCATTTATAGGAACATTCATGTGGTTTGCATCTTATTTAATTTGGATGGTAAGCGTATCTTCTTCTATCTGGGTTCCTTTATCTAATTTAATATTTGGTACAGATAAAACAGAGACTTGGTCTTTATTTGGATTAAATGCTCCAAGAACATTAGCTATACTAGGTTGTATATTTATAGTTTTAATAACTTTTATATCCTCAAAAGGTCTTAAAAGTATTGCTAAAATAGCATCTATTGGTGGGGTTTTTGTAAGTAGTGCTAACATAGTTTTAATTATTGGTGCATTAATAGTTTTAGTATTTAATGGATTTAATATGGCACAACCAATAAGTGCAGCTGAGTTTATTCACTCACCTAATCCTAATTATCAAACCCCTTTAGGTATACTTAGCTTTTTAGTCTTTGCATTATTTGCATATGGTGGACTAGAAGCTGTAGGTGGTTTAGTTGATAAAACTGAAAATCCTAAAGTTGTTTTTCCAAGAGGAATTAAAATAGCAGCTTTAGTAATTGCTGTTGGTTATTCTTTAGCAATTCTTTTTGTAGGTTTCTTTATTAATTGGAAATCTATATTAAGTTCTTCAAATGTAAATATGGCTAATGTATCATATATTGTTATAAAGAATCTAGGAATTGAACTTGGTAGGGTTTTTAATCTTTCACCTGATAATACTGTAATTTTAGGTGCTTGGTTTGCACGTTTTATTGGCCTTGCTATGTTTTTAGCCTTAACAGGGGCTTTTTTTACTTTAATTTATTCACCATTAAAACAATTAATTGAAGGAACACCCTCTGAAATTTGGCCAAAAAGATGGACAATAAAAGATGAGAATGATATGCCTGTTAATGCCATGTGGGTGCAATGTATAATAGTAGTTTCTATAATACTTATTTCATCTTTTGGTGGTAAAAGTGCAGGTGTGTTTCTTGATTACTTAATATTAATGGGTAATGTTGCTATGACTATTCCTTATATGTTCTTATCTTTTGGCTTTATCTATTTTAAAAGAAAAAAAGAAATTCAAAAACCTTTTGAAATATATAAGAATCCAATAGTAACTAATGTAACTGCCATTATAGTTACATTTACAGTAGGGTTTGCAAATTTCTTTACTATACTACAGCCAGCATTAGAAACTAAGGATTATATTTCAACATTATTTCAACTTATAGGACCTCTTTTCTTTGGATTTGTAGGTTTCCTACTTTATTATATTTATGAAAAAAAATATATAAAAAATAATTCTTAATAAAAAAGGTTAGAAATTAATTTTTCTAACCTTTTTTATTAAACTTCAATTTCAACAAAATCTCTCGTTACATCTCTAACCCATTTTCCACTTAATACCCTAAATACACTTACTATAGATTTTAAAATTTCATCTGATTTTATTATGAAAAATACTAATGCTACAGGTAAATCCAATAAAAATGCTCCTATAAAACCACCTGGTATGGCAACTAACCACATAAATACAATATCATTAATTAATACAAATTTAGCATCTCCTCCACCTCTTAATACTCCCATCATTAGATTAACTCCTAAAGACTGAAATATTACTATAATAGAAGTTACTTTCATAATGTCCATTGCTATTCCTTTTGTAAATAAAGTTACATTGTAAAAGTCAACTACTATAGGCCTAATAATATATATAATTCCACTAGCTATAATTCCCATAACAACACTAAAAATTCCAATGGTAAAGGCATATTCTTTAGCTTTTTCTCTTTTACCCTCACCTATTGTATTTCCTATTATTACAGACGATGCATTAGATAATCCAAAAATAAAAACTGTAACAAATTGATGAGCTACTCCATTTATACTATTAGCAGCAACTACATCAGTTCCCATTCTACCTACTACAACGGAAATCATCGATGCTCCAATTGACCAAAATAATTCATTACAAAGTACAGGTGTACAAATAGATATATAATCATTTAATATAATTTTATCTACTTTTTTAAAATGTTTTAATTTAAGAAGTATTTTATTTTCAAATACTGACATAAATACTAAAACAATTAAAAATTCGCAAATTCGAGCTATTACTGTTGCAATGGCAGCTCCCTTTATCCCAAGTTGTGGAGCTCCTAAATTACCAAATATAAGTACCCAATTAAAAAATGCATTAACTATTAAAGAAATGCTATAAACAATTATTGATATTTTAACTGTTTTTACTGAACGAAGTATCATTATGGTACAGTTGGTTATAGCGTAAAATATATAACCAATACAAACTATCCTAAGATAACTTGATCCAGCTTCTATTACAGCTAAATCAGTGGTAAAAATACCCATAAATTTACTTGGTATAAATATTGCAATAAAAATAAATACTATTGTAATTGTAATACATACCCTATACATTATAGCTAGTATTTTATGAATTGCCTTTTTATCTCCTTTACCCCAATATTGAGATATCATAATATTAGATCCACCAGCTAGTCCAAACATTAAA from Clostridium septicum includes these protein-coding regions:
- a CDS encoding polysaccharide lyase 8 family protein — protein: MKRSKETIKVIIITTLVTSIGFATTLETTIKADIKNDSTCIELNTNNENSIINTLRLKWKEDLTVGSKMDVKNSAIAKKISWYEKQTDNCLKSMNENPDNDWLWENLKEYKDKPSQITSMFNNILSMATSYNLPNNKYYKNKELKNKIIFALEWINKNAYNENIEQYGNWWDWVIGIPARLNNTTILMYDDLSQDQIKRYMDAIQKFLPIIDPGSKYHTGANLADVCINKLLQGVISKDPSKIKEASEDIEGVFEYVTNGDGFYADGSYVQHGIVAYTGSYGNVLIDKISNIMFLLEGTPWSVKSQSKNNVYKWIFESFDPIIYKGYVMDMVRGRSISRYNGNGYMQASGIIEGMIKLSMISDEDTSKKVQALVKEWANEAEEIIDFGTRFKSINVINKFYQFMKDDSIVATKQEAKHNALNMMDKTIHEREDYALSISRSSSRISKYEFMNKENLKPWFQGDGMTYLHNDDLTQFSDDFWPTIDPYRMPGTTIDKRLRKDKEILPGIDPGSSDQDEVYYELGNSNWSGGSKLGIYGISGMKIDNKYDSLTANKSWFMFDDEIVALGSDITNPEEYDNETIIENRKIKKDGSNRFIVDGEEKIKTLGDSDKVENAKWAYLEGNVSNSNIGYYFPDGADINILRDNREGNWFNINSSKAEADKVVTNNYLTMYINHGSKIKNEKYSYVLLPNKSVEEVKSYSEKSNIEILRNDEIAQGVKHLGLKMEGANFFVDGENTSGSITSTGNSSIMVKENNDKTLTIAVSDPTFQENNISVQINRKGAEVVSSDNEIANINLNNNKISFDVNTTDAKGKTFELVVKLVEDGSEEKQQIKNQAPVINGEDVNLTVGEKWNKDLHKIVVIDKEDGDLTEKVRIKENNIKLNNDSIVTESGEYNVVFEVEDKDGDKTEKTFKVNVKDRNQAPVINGEDVNLTVGEKWNKNLHKIVVIDKEDGDLTEKVRIKENNIKLNNDSIVTESGEYNVVFEVEDKDGVKTEKTFKVNVKDRNQAPVINGEDVNLTVGEKWNKDLHKIVVIDKEDGDLTEKVRIKENNIKLNNDSIVTESGEYNVVFEVEDKDGDKTEKTFKVNVKDRNQAPVINGEDVNLTVGEKWNKNLHKIVATDKEDGDLTEKVRIKENNIKLNNDSIVTESGEYNVVFEVEDKDGVKTEKTFKVNVKDRNQAPVINGEDVNLTVGDKWNKNLHKIVVIDKEDGDLTEKVRIKENNIKLNNDSIVTESGEYNVVFEVEDKDGDKTEKTFKVNVENKSSNSNKNNIGNLPKTGTGVGATGLLAVAVSLLGVGATLFKKKK
- a CDS encoding bifunctional 2',3'-cyclic-nucleotide 2'-phosphodiesterase/3'-nucleotidase gives rise to the protein MKRKKILAMIVAVQLISTSFILGGCGSTNNNKDKTSVNLRIMATTDMHSNLMDYDYYTDSKTDKLGMVKISTLMKEAKKEVDPNNNLDDEIDNTLVVDNGDDIQGTPLADYYNMVEVTKPGEKSPIYETLEKMNYDIGNIGNHEFNYGLDYLKQLLNDTSLPTVNANVYEVDGTTNVFTPYKIIEEKVMDSAGKEETIKIGVIGFVPPQILNWDKINLDGKVVVKDIKKTAEEFIPKIRKEGADIVIALSHSGYGDGKYEEGKEDEAYELTRIDGIDAVVTGHSHDQFPNKKYEKLGNVDVEKGTMNGIPTVQPLNYAKELGIIDLKLEKDGEKWKVIDGKSEVRAVKGVENDKELVDFLKPYHETILEYINSSVGKIAKDINSYFALVADNEGMQIVTDAQKKYVEKLKENNIEEITKYKDLPILSATAPLKAGLTEGGINPEDYFNLKEGDIKIKDVSNLYKYPNMLAVVKITGADVREWLEMSAGQFNKLDKNNSEAQDLININYPGFNFDIIDGVTYEIDVTEDTKYDKEGNIVNEKANRIKNLSYNGKPIDDNQEFLVITNNYRAGGGGHFPCLKNGDKLIYLAADETRQIISDYIKENSPLPCNKDNNWKLSGDGIKAKFISNENAENYISEYKGITASDSAGEKLKNYIYDLTK